In Luteibacter mycovicinus, a genomic segment contains:
- a CDS encoding YdcH family protein, with protein sequence MQVQDPHELQQRLAELKVEHRDLDAAIDHLAAAISRDELQLTRLKKRKLLLKDTISRIESRLIPDLDA encoded by the coding sequence ATGCAGGTCCAGGATCCTCACGAGCTCCAGCAGCGCCTCGCCGAACTGAAGGTCGAGCATCGCGACCTCGACGCCGCCATCGACCATCTGGCCGCCGCCATCAGCCGCGACGAGCTCCAGCTGACCCGCCTGAAAAAGCGTAAGTTGCTGCTGAAGGACACCATTTCCCGTATCGAAAGCCGGCTCATCCCGGATCTGGACGCCTGA
- a CDS encoding GNAT family N-acetyltransferase produces MDPVRLENPYVSLEPLQLAHIEPLERAAADGDLWKLWFTSVPAPGRMTDYVEAALRGQEEGRMSPWAIRENASGEIVGSTRYYDIVNDPSRLAIGYTWYARRWQRSHVNTASKHLLLSNAFQNVGAVAVEFHTDAYNQDSQRAIEKLGARREGVLRAHKRRPDGSLRDTVCYSILATEWPDVDKWLQLRLARLAPPQA; encoded by the coding sequence ATGGACCCCGTTCGCCTGGAAAACCCCTACGTCAGCCTCGAGCCGCTGCAACTGGCCCACATCGAGCCGCTGGAGCGCGCGGCGGCGGACGGTGACCTCTGGAAGCTCTGGTTCACCTCGGTGCCCGCCCCGGGCCGGATGACCGACTACGTCGAAGCGGCGCTGCGCGGCCAGGAAGAGGGCCGGATGTCTCCCTGGGCGATCCGCGAGAATGCCTCCGGCGAGATCGTCGGCAGCACGCGCTACTACGACATCGTGAACGATCCGTCCCGGCTGGCCATCGGCTACACCTGGTACGCCCGGCGCTGGCAGCGCAGCCATGTGAACACGGCAAGCAAGCACCTTTTGCTGTCCAACGCCTTCCAGAACGTCGGCGCCGTGGCCGTCGAATTCCACACGGATGCCTACAACCAGGATTCCCAGCGAGCTATCGAGAAGCTGGGGGCCAGGCGTGAGGGCGTGCTTCGGGCCCATAAGCGTCGTCCCGACGGATCGCTGCGTGACACCGTCTGCTACAGCATCCTCGCCACCGAGTGGCCGGATGTGGACAAGTGGCTGCAGTTGCGGCTCGCGCGGCTGGCTCCGCCGCAGGCCTGA
- a CDS encoding biotin/lipoyl-binding protein, which produces MKLASIIRFAVTAVVVVIAAFVGHAMWKHYMYSPWTRDGRVRAEIVRIAPDVAGLVTDVKVIDNQTVKKGDLLFVVDKARYLNAVAQAEANLNAAEAAARAAGASINAAQAGALQSRSNFEMYEAQSERRQKLINNVISAEDKANAMAAANAAKAGWQQAQASTKQASAAQQQSLAAVAQAQVELASAQLNLDRTEVRAPVDGFVTNLDVRVGDYASAGTARLALIDSHSYWIYGYFEETKLPGLRIGDPVDIRLMSGGARLKGTVESIARGITDADNPTGSDLLADVNPTFNWVRLAQRVPVRVRIDSDHLPAGVVLSAGMTATLIVRPSHPEAVAAR; this is translated from the coding sequence ATGAAACTCGCCAGCATCATTCGTTTCGCCGTTACCGCGGTCGTCGTGGTCATCGCCGCCTTCGTCGGACATGCCATGTGGAAGCACTACATGTATTCGCCATGGACGCGTGACGGGCGCGTGCGGGCGGAGATCGTCCGTATCGCTCCCGACGTCGCCGGACTGGTGACGGACGTCAAGGTCATCGACAACCAGACGGTGAAGAAGGGCGACCTGCTCTTCGTCGTCGACAAGGCGCGCTACCTCAACGCTGTCGCGCAGGCCGAGGCCAACCTCAATGCCGCCGAGGCGGCGGCGCGCGCCGCGGGGGCGAGCATCAACGCGGCCCAGGCTGGCGCGTTGCAGAGCCGCTCCAATTTCGAGATGTACGAGGCGCAGTCCGAGCGCCGCCAGAAACTGATCAACAACGTGATCTCGGCGGAAGACAAGGCTAACGCCATGGCCGCCGCCAATGCCGCGAAGGCAGGCTGGCAGCAGGCGCAGGCCAGCACGAAGCAGGCCAGTGCGGCGCAGCAGCAGTCACTGGCCGCCGTTGCGCAGGCTCAGGTCGAACTCGCTTCCGCGCAGCTCAATCTCGACCGCACGGAGGTGCGCGCGCCGGTGGATGGCTTCGTCACCAATCTCGACGTCCGCGTCGGCGACTACGCCAGTGCCGGCACGGCCCGCCTCGCCCTGATCGACAGCCATTCCTACTGGATCTACGGCTACTTCGAAGAAACCAAGTTGCCGGGCCTGCGCATCGGCGATCCGGTGGATATCCGCCTGATGAGCGGTGGTGCGCGCCTGAAAGGCACCGTGGAGAGCATCGCCCGCGGCATCACCGACGCCGACAACCCGACCGGAAGCGACCTGCTGGCCGATGTGAATCCGACCTTCAACTGGGTGCGCCTGGCGCAACGCGTGCCGGTCCGGGTGCGGATCGACAGCGACCACCTGCCGGCGGGCGTGGTGTTGTCGGCGGGCATGACGGCGACGCTGATCGTGCGGCCGTCGCACCCGGAGGCGGTGGCGGCGCGCTGA
- a CDS encoding DUF1656 domain-containing protein — MPREIALGDALVPGLLVFFVLALLLLWLLDGIAGRLGLYRLVWHPPLFRLAVFVCVFGAFALFMF; from the coding sequence ATGCCTCGTGAAATCGCACTCGGCGACGCGCTCGTTCCCGGCCTGCTCGTCTTCTTCGTCCTGGCGCTGCTGCTGTTGTGGCTGCTGGACGGTATTGCGGGTCGCCTGGGGTTGTACCGGCTCGTGTGGCACCCGCCGCTGTTTCGTCTCGCTGTCTTCGTCTGTGTCTTCGGCGCCTTCGCGCTGTTCATGTTCTGA
- a CDS encoding FUSC family protein, producing MSATGLQNATPDTRQIVVETLREEVNVWLFVVKTLIAFFLTGWLAMRLDLPAPSTAMLTTVIVANRQSGMVLAKSFYRAIGTLAGATAAIAIVAAFPQERDLFLLALSLWIGVCAGGATLYRNFKSYAFVLGGYTAAIVAIPVIDNPPGVFDSSWARISEVLLGLMVSGLVNDIVFPSRMRDVLRRAAREQFASFVGFVRDSTGGSIARDTMEKAHLRFVRAAVTLEDLRSSVIFEDAEARARSNHLRLFNQRFMAASTSFQSLHHLINRLKRAQRDLAADTLIRLYAPIGEALDAPIEAGAAARVLLPRLVSARDTMRASVPGLRASLSDSQDVRDFDTGASLLTRFVDELHGYVDAAASLQTPRVIAGSAERVRFDRGNDFLGAGLATFRTTLTMLVLGAFWIYSAWPLGSSAMLLATVFAGLFATIPNPTRVTWQVMLGYLSGMAVGFICEFLLLTQVDGYGLLVVCVAPFLALGLVMMMTQRLAFYGLGWAMGFAYILSLKNVQVYDPAHFINDAIAQVVGLGAAAVSFVVIPPAIGSAWLRRRQLARLRGQVALAAEAPLPGLRHRFESVNYDLVSQVVAQTQPGSADSRSLIAWALAVHETGRALIELRHDMARGDVPPTLRPYLDDALRTLARFYEKPDAAGYLLARDAVATAIASVGEHEGVAHLLEHLHLVRMALLDGESVLAAYMPDAPLTKDIAHAS from the coding sequence ATGTCTGCCACCGGACTACAAAACGCCACCCCCGACACCCGCCAGATCGTCGTCGAGACGCTGCGCGAGGAGGTCAACGTCTGGCTGTTCGTGGTCAAGACGCTGATCGCCTTTTTCCTGACGGGCTGGCTCGCCATGCGACTCGACCTGCCGGCGCCTTCGACAGCGATGCTGACCACGGTCATCGTCGCCAACCGCCAGTCGGGCATGGTGCTGGCCAAGAGCTTCTATCGTGCGATCGGTACCCTCGCCGGTGCCACGGCGGCGATCGCCATCGTGGCCGCCTTCCCGCAGGAGCGCGACCTCTTCCTTCTCGCGCTGTCGCTGTGGATCGGCGTCTGCGCCGGCGGTGCCACGCTGTACCGTAACTTCAAGTCGTACGCGTTCGTACTGGGCGGTTACACGGCGGCCATCGTCGCCATTCCCGTCATCGACAATCCGCCCGGCGTCTTCGACTCTTCGTGGGCTCGCATCAGCGAGGTGCTGCTGGGCCTGATGGTCAGTGGCTTGGTCAATGACATCGTTTTCCCGAGTCGCATGCGTGACGTCCTGCGTCGCGCGGCCCGCGAGCAGTTCGCGAGCTTCGTCGGCTTCGTCCGCGACAGCACGGGGGGAAGCATCGCGCGTGACACCATGGAGAAAGCGCACCTGCGCTTCGTGCGCGCCGCCGTGACGCTCGAAGACCTGCGCAGCTCGGTGATTTTCGAGGACGCCGAAGCGCGTGCGCGCAGCAATCACCTGCGTCTTTTCAACCAGCGCTTCATGGCCGCGTCGACCAGCTTCCAGTCGCTGCATCACCTGATCAACCGGCTGAAGCGCGCGCAGCGCGATCTCGCCGCGGATACGCTCATCCGGCTTTACGCGCCCATCGGTGAGGCACTCGATGCGCCGATCGAGGCCGGCGCCGCCGCCCGTGTCCTGCTGCCCAGGCTGGTGTCGGCGCGTGACACGATGCGCGCATCGGTTCCGGGCCTGCGCGCGTCCTTGTCCGACTCGCAGGACGTGCGTGACTTCGACACGGGCGCCTCGCTGCTGACCCGCTTCGTCGATGAGCTGCACGGTTACGTCGACGCCGCGGCGTCCCTGCAGACGCCGCGGGTGATCGCCGGCTCCGCCGAGCGCGTGCGCTTCGATCGCGGCAACGACTTCCTCGGTGCGGGCCTTGCCACGTTTCGCACGACGCTGACGATGCTCGTGCTCGGTGCGTTCTGGATCTACAGCGCATGGCCGCTGGGCTCGAGCGCGATGCTGCTGGCGACGGTCTTCGCGGGCCTCTTCGCCACGATTCCCAATCCGACGCGCGTGACCTGGCAGGTCATGCTCGGCTATCTGTCGGGAATGGCGGTCGGATTTATCTGCGAGTTTCTCCTGCTGACCCAGGTCGACGGGTATGGGCTGCTCGTCGTGTGCGTCGCACCTTTCCTGGCCCTCGGGCTGGTCATGATGATGACGCAGCGTCTCGCGTTCTATGGACTCGGCTGGGCGATGGGCTTCGCCTACATCCTCTCGCTGAAGAACGTGCAGGTTTACGATCCCGCTCACTTCATCAATGACGCCATCGCCCAGGTCGTGGGACTTGGCGCCGCCGCCGTCTCGTTCGTCGTGATTCCGCCAGCCATCGGCAGCGCGTGGCTGCGCCGGCGCCAGCTGGCCCGTCTGCGCGGGCAGGTCGCGCTTGCCGCCGAAGCGCCGCTGCCGGGCCTTCGCCATCGGTTCGAAAGCGTCAACTACGATCTGGTCAGCCAGGTCGTCGCGCAGACCCAGCCGGGCAGTGCGGACTCGCGGTCCCTGATCGCCTGGGCCCTCGCGGTCCACGAGACCGGGCGCGCGCTGATCGAACTCCGTCACGACATGGCGCGCGGGGATGTGCCGCCGACGCTTCGTCCTTATCTCGACGACGCCTTGCGCACGCTGGCGCGCTTCTACGAGAAGCCCGATGCGGCCGGCTACCTGCTGGCGCGCGACGCCGTCGCGACCGCCATCGCCAGCGTGGGTGAGCATGAGGGTGTCGCTCATCTGCTCGAACACCTCCATCTCGTCCGCATGGCGCTGCTCGATGGCGAATCCGTCCTCGCCGCCTATATGCCAGACGCCCCGCTCACCAAGGACATCGCTCATGCCTCGTGA
- a CDS encoding MarR family winged helix-turn-helix transcriptional regulator, producing MSDFAPTEARLDVTRAKYPAFPREPAVLVRLIKHIYKEVHDEANAVTKPFGLNHPEYNILMMLYGSPDSAMNPSQLAEAAGEKSANITRLTTQLCDKGYIVRTGSDEDRRKVTLTLTPEGLELIESFLPDIVTLLHRQTRNLQPSEQALLEGLLKKMLAGFGE from the coding sequence ATGAGCGATTTCGCCCCCACCGAAGCACGCCTCGACGTCACCCGCGCGAAGTATCCGGCGTTTCCGCGGGAGCCGGCCGTGCTCGTTCGCCTCATCAAGCACATCTACAAGGAAGTGCACGACGAGGCCAACGCCGTGACGAAGCCGTTCGGGCTGAACCATCCCGAATACAACATCCTGATGATGCTCTACGGTTCGCCGGACAGCGCGATGAACCCGTCGCAGCTGGCAGAGGCCGCCGGGGAGAAGTCGGCCAACATCACCCGGCTGACGACCCAGCTCTGCGACAAGGGCTATATCGTGCGGACCGGCAGCGACGAGGATCGCCGCAAGGTCACCCTGACCCTGACGCCCGAGGGCCTCGAACTGATCGAGAGCTTCCTGCCGGATATCGTCACGCTGCTTCATCGGCAGACCCGTAATCTGCAGCCATCGGAACAGGCGCTGCTGGAAGGCCTGCTGAAGAAGATGCTGGCTGGATTCGGGGAGTAA
- a CDS encoding plasmid partitioning protein RepB C-terminal domain-containing protein, which translates to MSEDTVRQRFRLLNGICEEASGLLADSPCPAKVFSVLRQMKAVSQIEPAELMPGNRNCTLQFANAI; encoded by the coding sequence ATTTCGGAAGACACCGTCCGGCAGCGGTTCCGGTTGTTGAACGGCATCTGTGAGGAAGCGTCGGGACTGCTGGCCGACTCGCCCTGTCCGGCCAAGGTGTTCTCGGTCCTGCGCCAGATGAAGGCAGTTAGCCAAATCGAGCCAGCCGAGCTTATGCCGGGCAACCGGAATTGCACACTCCAGTTTGCCAACGCCATTTAA
- a CDS encoding ImmA/IrrE family metallo-endopeptidase has protein sequence MSALPNAAVPPADAEAPVALGWSRADVSAVAEELAKQWGYRAGEALEPLVARLGGTIGFIDLSENESNYGAIVVESDGSFVISLPQDSGPLRDRFTIAHELGHYALHFFYQRDINRRPIERLRANRFGSDKAEWEANWFAAAFLMPGNAFREAWKTFNHDLLAIADKFKVSQSAASVRAQSLNLVPRV, from the coding sequence ATGAGTGCACTCCCAAATGCTGCCGTCCCACCGGCTGATGCTGAGGCGCCCGTCGCCTTGGGCTGGTCGCGCGCCGACGTTTCCGCTGTAGCCGAGGAGCTGGCCAAACAGTGGGGTTATCGCGCCGGCGAAGCGCTGGAGCCGCTGGTAGCTCGGTTGGGCGGGACGATCGGCTTTATAGATCTAAGTGAGAATGAGTCTAATTACGGCGCTATCGTCGTGGAGTCTGACGGTTCGTTCGTCATCTCGTTGCCGCAAGATAGTGGCCCGCTGCGTGACCGTTTTACGATCGCACACGAGCTGGGTCACTACGCACTTCATTTCTTCTATCAGCGCGACATCAACCGTCGGCCGATCGAGCGTCTGCGCGCTAACCGCTTCGGATCCGATAAAGCGGAGTGGGAGGCCAACTGGTTTGCCGCAGCGTTCCTGATGCCTGGCAACGCTTTCCGGGAGGCCTGGAAAACGTTCAACCACGACCTTCTGGCTATTGCGGACAAGTTCAAGGTCTCGCAGTCAGCGGCCAGCGTGCGCGCGCAGTCTCTCAATCTGGTTCCACGTGTCTGA
- a CDS encoding DNA adenine methylase, translated as MRYPGGKGKCYQHLINLMPRHHTYIESHLGGGAVLRHKLPAKRNIAIELDESVVARWRADAESNVELVQGDALIYLSGYSYTGGELVYCDPPYMRSTRSGGSVYRHEYDEDDHRRLLRVLATLPCMVMISGYTNGLYESMLGDWRTHSFMAKTHTGLREETVWMNFPPPTALHDSRYLGADFRQRQTIKRRGHALKRRVEGLTDTERAALIRWMSEAFTEEFREALCS; from the coding sequence ATGAGATACCCTGGCGGCAAAGGCAAGTGCTATCAGCATCTGATCAATCTGATGCCCCGGCACCACACGTATATCGAGTCGCACCTGGGCGGCGGCGCTGTCCTTCGCCACAAGCTTCCCGCCAAGCGTAATATCGCGATCGAACTGGACGAAAGCGTAGTTGCCCGATGGAGAGCGGACGCCGAATCCAATGTGGAGCTCGTACAGGGCGATGCGTTGATCTATCTAAGTGGGTATTCATATACCGGCGGCGAGCTGGTGTACTGCGACCCTCCGTACATGCGGTCAACTCGCAGCGGCGGCTCGGTATACCGTCACGAATACGATGAGGACGATCATCGGCGGCTCCTGAGGGTCCTTGCCACCTTGCCCTGCATGGTGATGATCTCGGGGTATACCAACGGGCTTTACGAGAGCATGCTCGGTGACTGGAGGACCCATTCCTTCATGGCGAAGACCCATACAGGATTGCGGGAAGAGACCGTGTGGATGAATTTTCCTCCACCAACAGCGCTGCACGACTCGCGCTACTTGGGCGCTGATTTTCGCCAGCGACAGACTATTAAGCGGCGGGGACATGCGCTAAAGCGGCGCGTCGAAGGCCTGACGGATACCGAGCGAGCCGCTCTGATCCGATGGATGTCCGAGGCGTTTACGGAGGAGTTCCGGGAGGCGCTATGCAGCTAG
- a CDS encoding 8-oxoguanine DNA glycosylase — MQLASVDLGMLSVNIELPDADAEVMAGVRWGEVYAFPTPAYWAYQVVARRLESTPVRYKLGSTLREELGACLLGGHGIPAKVGIAAFEHLRSRGAFADATPDESTLAEWLSESLLVEGRTVRYRFAKQKAAYLAKSLKCLDEGGVPTSTGRALRNWLLKCPGVGHKTASWVARNWLDADDIAILDIHILRAGIFAGVFSPHMAVERDYIDMERLFLDFSQGMGVRASELDAVIWYVMMSAPRAVQSLVDRLPSDLRSAGAMPSGSRSQKRRANTSQLSFLG, encoded by the coding sequence ATGCAGCTAGCTTCGGTTGATCTGGGTATGCTCTCGGTAAATATTGAGCTTCCGGACGCTGACGCCGAGGTCATGGCGGGCGTCAGGTGGGGTGAAGTGTACGCCTTTCCCACGCCAGCGTACTGGGCGTATCAAGTGGTAGCACGCCGCCTCGAGTCCACACCCGTACGCTACAAGCTCGGAAGCACGTTACGCGAAGAACTGGGCGCGTGCCTGCTCGGAGGTCACGGCATCCCTGCAAAGGTTGGAATCGCCGCCTTCGAACATCTCCGCAGCCGAGGCGCGTTCGCCGACGCCACCCCAGACGAGTCGACGCTGGCTGAATGGTTGTCGGAATCCCTCCTAGTCGAAGGGCGTACCGTGCGGTATCGGTTCGCAAAGCAAAAGGCCGCTTATCTGGCGAAGAGCCTTAAGTGTCTCGACGAGGGCGGAGTTCCGACATCCACCGGCCGCGCGCTACGCAACTGGCTCCTAAAATGCCCGGGTGTCGGTCACAAGACAGCCTCGTGGGTCGCGCGCAATTGGCTTGATGCGGATGACATAGCAATCCTGGATATCCACATTCTGCGCGCCGGCATCTTCGCCGGGGTATTCTCACCCCATATGGCAGTCGAGCGCGACTACATCGACATGGAACGGTTGTTCCTCGATTTTAGCCAAGGCATGGGCGTGCGAGCCTCGGAACTGGACGCCGTAATCTGGTACGTCATGATGTCCGCGCCGCGCGCCGTTCAGTCGCTGGTGGACAGGTTGCCGTCCGACCTTCGAAGCGCAGGCGCCATGCCGTCAGGCTCGCGATCCCAAAAGCGCCGCGCCAACACCTCGCAACTTTCCTTCCTCGGATAA
- a CDS encoding nitroreductase family protein produces the protein MWPAASVGAAINTLRSTMSSDTTWLPLGTPRPRGEVQRYLEHPWRHAKELKLPVPDGHDQVMSLFAGRRSARCFDAPTLGSLSALLWSTCACQESAETSLGFAIERRGAPSAGAIHPVHVLLCDPAESRVSRYNGKRHALQLLDVAWPHDLIESCRSVVPSDTAWIVLFVAEFGKTAAKYEDAFSLILRDAGVLQGVMAVAAEALDMSFCLLGLTGDPWVSSLSEEGKLRGVGAALLGSRA, from the coding sequence ATGTGGCCTGCGGCCAGTGTCGGGGCTGCAATAAATACTTTGAGGTCTACCATGAGCTCGGATACGACCTGGCTGCCACTGGGTACGCCGCGGCCGCGGGGTGAGGTCCAACGGTATCTCGAGCACCCGTGGCGGCACGCAAAAGAGCTGAAGCTACCAGTGCCGGATGGCCACGATCAGGTCATGAGCCTGTTTGCCGGTCGGCGCTCCGCGCGATGTTTTGATGCACCTACACTGGGCAGCTTGTCCGCTCTCTTGTGGTCTACGTGCGCCTGTCAGGAGAGTGCCGAAACGAGCCTTGGCTTCGCGATCGAACGGCGTGGGGCGCCATCGGCGGGTGCCATCCATCCCGTGCATGTTCTCTTGTGTGACCCGGCCGAGTCCCGCGTGAGTCGTTACAACGGGAAACGGCACGCATTGCAGCTGCTCGATGTGGCGTGGCCTCACGACCTCATTGAGAGTTGTCGTTCTGTTGTGCCTTCTGACACGGCATGGATCGTTCTCTTTGTGGCGGAATTCGGGAAAACAGCCGCAAAGTACGAAGATGCATTCAGCCTAATTTTGCGAGACGCGGGTGTGCTTCAGGGCGTGATGGCGGTTGCGGCAGAGGCATTGGATATGAGCTTCTGTCTTTTAGGCCTTACCGGCGACCCTTGGGTCTCGTCGTTATCCGAGGAAGGAAAGTTGCGAGGTGTTGGCGCGGCGCTTTTGGGATCGCGAGCCTGA
- a CDS encoding 7-cyano-7-deazaguanine synthase, which yields MTAGLLLSGGMDSAALAWWKRPDVAFTIDYGQLAAQAELRASAAICESLSIPHVPIQVDCRALGSGDMAGDLPDAHAPCTDWWPYRNQLLITLAGMRAISLGVDTLMIGTVASDGTHADGRIEFFENLDALMACQEGGLRVTAPAIELTTVNLIRAGGIPASLLAWAHSCHKANVACGQCRGCNKYFEVYHELGYDLAATGYAAAAG from the coding sequence ATGACTGCAGGGCTGCTTCTATCGGGCGGTATGGACTCCGCGGCGCTGGCGTGGTGGAAGCGGCCGGATGTTGCTTTCACGATTGATTATGGGCAGCTTGCGGCGCAAGCAGAGCTGCGTGCCTCTGCGGCGATATGCGAGTCGCTGAGCATACCGCACGTACCGATTCAGGTGGACTGCCGCGCCCTCGGGTCGGGCGACATGGCCGGTGATTTGCCTGATGCGCACGCGCCATGCACCGATTGGTGGCCCTACCGCAACCAGCTTCTCATAACCTTGGCAGGCATGCGCGCGATCTCGCTGGGTGTAGACACGCTAATGATCGGAACGGTCGCAAGCGACGGTACCCATGCCGACGGTCGTATCGAGTTCTTCGAAAATCTAGATGCGTTGATGGCCTGCCAAGAGGGCGGGCTGCGCGTGACAGCGCCGGCGATCGAGCTCACGACGGTCAACCTGATCCGGGCTGGTGGCATTCCGGCATCCTTACTGGCTTGGGCGCATAGCTGCCACAAGGCCAATGTGGCCTGCGGCCAGTGTCGGGGCTGCAATAAATACTTTGAGGTCTACCATGAGCTCGGATACGACCTGGCTGCCACTGGGTACGCCGCGGCCGCGGGGTGA
- a CDS encoding PfkB family carbohydrate kinase, producing the protein MITVIGGVYREVVVREQWDEYFGSAGRAAEAITKLGSEVELSTYLDADAKVSIANRNRDQRYRISFQEVERVPRFNYIHGLGQPSIVAASGRHPTLQVKADRAVIFGMLAGNAEVDADYVVYDPQNVDGPQGFMHSGSRANHLALILNRYEAAMIMDMDPLAPAEDLARAIAEREAAEVVVLKGGPYGAVVLHNGELDMVSSYQTSSVFKVGSGDVFVAVFAQGWLEEGLTPVAAADRASRATAFYVENRYPPTAEDLANFKPEPVKVSERGKSDDARYLAKVYLAGPFFTMGQLWVIEEARRSLASMDIQVLSPYHLVGPGPADEVVAEDLRYLDESDLVLAIGDGMDAGTIFEVGYAKARGKPVIFYAENEVGEDIKMLEGSNCQMVKDFPTAIYKTVWEAMAL; encoded by the coding sequence ATGATAACGGTGATCGGCGGTGTCTATCGCGAAGTGGTCGTACGTGAACAATGGGATGAGTATTTTGGTTCGGCCGGCCGTGCTGCCGAGGCGATTACCAAGCTCGGAAGCGAAGTGGAGCTGTCTACTTACCTGGACGCGGATGCGAAGGTTTCGATAGCAAATCGAAACCGGGATCAGCGCTACCGCATTTCATTCCAGGAGGTAGAGCGCGTCCCACGCTTCAACTATATCCATGGCTTGGGCCAGCCTTCCATTGTGGCGGCCTCGGGCCGCCATCCGACTTTACAGGTGAAAGCGGATAGGGCCGTGATCTTTGGCATGCTCGCTGGCAATGCCGAAGTAGATGCGGATTACGTCGTCTACGACCCGCAGAACGTGGATGGGCCGCAAGGATTCATGCACAGCGGGTCGCGGGCAAATCACTTGGCCCTCATCCTCAATCGCTACGAGGCGGCGATGATTATGGATATGGACCCACTGGCGCCGGCCGAAGATCTCGCTCGGGCGATCGCCGAGCGAGAAGCTGCCGAGGTGGTCGTCCTTAAGGGCGGACCCTACGGCGCCGTTGTCCTGCATAACGGCGAGTTGGACATGGTTTCCTCGTACCAGACGTCATCTGTCTTCAAGGTCGGATCGGGAGATGTCTTCGTTGCCGTGTTCGCGCAAGGCTGGCTAGAGGAAGGCCTTACGCCAGTGGCGGCTGCGGACCGTGCTTCGCGCGCTACAGCCTTCTACGTGGAGAATCGATATCCGCCGACGGCGGAAGACCTTGCGAACTTTAAGCCCGAGCCGGTAAAGGTAAGTGAGCGAGGCAAATCCGATGATGCCAGGTACCTTGCCAAGGTCTATCTGGCGGGCCCATTTTTTACGATGGGGCAACTTTGGGTAATCGAGGAGGCGCGTCGCTCGCTCGCATCGATGGATATTCAGGTCTTGTCTCCGTATCACTTGGTCGGTCCAGGGCCCGCAGACGAGGTTGTCGCAGAGGATCTGCGTTATCTCGACGAGAGCGACCTGGTGCTTGCGATCGGGGACGGCATGGATGCCGGAACCATTTTCGAGGTGGGATACGCGAAGGCACGTGGTAAGCCCGTTATTTTCTACGCCGAGAACGAGGTCGGCGAGGACATAAAAATGCTCGAGGGATCGAACTGCCAGATGGTGAAAGACTTTCCGACAGCGATCTATAAAACGGTCTGGGAGGCCATGGCGCTATGA
- a CDS encoding MarR family winged helix-turn-helix transcriptional regulator: MTSRKSRPKMGDPYATIGYALKMAQQALRTRMDAGLREIGLTTPQYAVLTYLKNEAGASNATLARRAFVTPQTMQGILVALERADLIVRTADPDHGRVQKTELTAAGIDALDAASGIVADAERRLRDASIPEDPKAVAALLLRLAEALR; encoded by the coding sequence ATGACCAGCCGTAAATCGCGACCCAAGATGGGCGATCCCTACGCGACCATCGGCTACGCCTTGAAAATGGCCCAGCAGGCGCTGCGAACGAGGATGGACGCCGGTCTGCGGGAGATCGGACTGACGACGCCGCAATACGCCGTGCTCACCTATCTGAAGAACGAAGCGGGTGCGTCGAACGCGACGCTCGCACGGCGCGCCTTTGTGACGCCACAGACGATGCAAGGCATCCTGGTCGCGCTGGAGCGCGCGGACCTCATCGTGCGCACGGCCGATCCCGACCACGGACGGGTGCAGAAAACCGAGCTCACCGCCGCGGGAATCGATGCACTGGACGCCGCGTCGGGCATCGTGGCCGACGCGGAAAGACGTCTGCGCGATGCGTCGATACCGGAAGATCCGAAGGCGGTCGCGGCGCTGTTGTTGCGGCTCGCCGAGGCGTTGCGTTGA
- a CDS encoding VOC family protein, which produces MPHLIGPDFVGIQTHDLDAARAFYTDVVGLKVAAQSPPGAVVFDTRPIPFAVRTPVAELSRNDNLGEGIALWFGCDDADALHDHLVGHGTPIVFAPKDGPFGRYFAFVDPFGYTITAHTVAHSGS; this is translated from the coding sequence ATGCCCCATCTGATCGGCCCCGACTTCGTCGGCATTCAAACCCATGATCTCGATGCGGCACGGGCTTTCTACACCGATGTCGTGGGGCTGAAGGTCGCAGCCCAAAGCCCTCCCGGCGCCGTGGTCTTCGATACCCGACCCATTCCGTTCGCCGTGCGCACGCCTGTCGCCGAGCTCAGCCGAAACGACAACCTCGGTGAGGGCATCGCTCTCTGGTTCGGATGCGACGATGCCGATGCGCTGCACGATCATCTCGTCGGGCACGGGACGCCCATTGTGTTCGCACCGAAAGATGGCCCTTTCGGCCGCTACTTCGCCTTTGTCGATCCGTTCGGTTACACGATCACGGCGCATACCGTCGCGCACTCCGGCAGCTGA